In Polynucleobacter ibericus, a genomic segment contains:
- the nuoG gene encoding NADH-quinone oxidoreductase subunit NuoG, which yields MVEIELDGKAVEVPQGSMVMHAANKLGTYVPHFCYHKKLSIAANCRMCLVEVEKAPKPLPACATPVTQGMKVFTHSAKAVEAQRSVMEFLLINHPLDCPICDQGGECQLQDLAVGYGKSNSRYDEEKRVVFHKNVGPLISMQEMTRCIHCTRCVRFGQEVAGVMELGMVNRGEHSEITTFVGQTVDSELSGNMIDLCPVGALTSKPFRYAARTWELGRKRSVSPHDSLGANTTVQTKANKVMRVVALENEAINECWISDRDRFSYEGLNSADRVTTPMVKQGGQWLETDWQSALDYVAHSLKTISAESGPESIGALAHPISSTEELHLLQKMVRGLGSKHVETRLRQTDVNSAAAAPWLGMPVAKINELDRLLVIGSFLRKDQPVLAARIRTASKRGLHVMRIDAGGDDWLISSSGISAAPSAWINALSEVAQAVAKAKSVSAPSGTPNISVTPAAQKIADGLLSGETTSILLGSAAIAHQHASDLHVISQFIAEQTGAALGFLPVGGNAVGASLVNANGVGVDSLLSGDRRAVILMNIEPDADLPNPAAARAALAKAHTVIALSAYKSADLLEVADVILPISVFTETVSTFVNLEGRAQTIQPSVKPLGDSRPAWKVLRVLGGLLGLDGFLFNAPEEVLGEALDEGYCTRLNNKTSATSIANGNTAPANGLERVADVNIYAGDQIVRRSPALQLTRDAKRGNQAGLNKNIFAELGLKEGDAVRVTQGSQSVDMPATLEVNLAPGAVRISAGTMASAKLGSMFGPVTVSKA from the coding sequence ATGGTAGAAATTGAATTAGATGGTAAGGCAGTAGAAGTTCCGCAAGGTTCGATGGTGATGCACGCCGCGAACAAGCTCGGCACCTACGTTCCTCACTTCTGCTATCACAAGAAGTTATCCATTGCTGCTAACTGTCGCATGTGTTTAGTCGAAGTAGAGAAGGCGCCTAAACCTTTGCCTGCTTGTGCAACACCAGTAACACAAGGCATGAAGGTATTTACCCATTCTGCTAAAGCAGTTGAGGCACAACGCTCCGTAATGGAGTTTCTCTTAATTAATCACCCGTTAGATTGCCCAATTTGCGACCAGGGTGGCGAATGTCAATTACAAGACTTGGCTGTTGGTTACGGCAAGTCAAACTCACGCTACGACGAAGAGAAGCGTGTTGTATTCCATAAGAATGTAGGTCCGTTGATCTCTATGCAAGAGATGACACGTTGTATCCACTGCACACGTTGCGTGCGCTTCGGACAAGAAGTTGCCGGCGTCATGGAATTAGGTATGGTTAACCGTGGTGAGCATTCAGAGATCACTACCTTTGTTGGTCAAACGGTAGATTCAGAACTATCTGGAAACATGATTGATTTGTGTCCAGTTGGCGCATTAACCAGCAAGCCATTCCGCTATGCAGCCCGTACCTGGGAATTAGGTCGTAAGCGTTCCGTAAGTCCGCATGACAGCTTAGGTGCGAACACTACTGTTCAAACAAAAGCTAACAAGGTGATGCGGGTAGTTGCTCTCGAAAATGAAGCAATTAACGAATGCTGGATTAGCGATCGTGATCGCTTCTCCTATGAAGGTTTAAATAGTGCTGACCGTGTAACGACACCGATGGTGAAGCAAGGCGGTCAGTGGCTGGAAACAGATTGGCAATCAGCATTAGATTATGTAGCCCATTCTCTGAAAACAATTTCAGCAGAAAGTGGTCCAGAGTCTATTGGCGCTTTAGCGCATCCAATTTCAAGCACTGAGGAATTGCATCTCTTGCAAAAAATGGTACGCGGTTTAGGTTCTAAGCATGTTGAAACACGCTTACGTCAAACAGATGTAAATTCTGCGGCTGCAGCTCCATGGCTCGGCATGCCTGTTGCGAAAATAAATGAATTAGATCGTTTATTGGTGATTGGTAGTTTCTTGCGTAAAGATCAGCCCGTGTTGGCTGCTCGTATTCGTACCGCAAGTAAACGTGGCTTACATGTAATGCGTATTGATGCCGGTGGTGATGATTGGTTAATCTCTAGTAGCGGGATTTCTGCAGCTCCAAGCGCTTGGATAAATGCATTAAGTGAAGTAGCTCAAGCAGTAGCTAAAGCAAAATCAGTCAGCGCACCATCTGGCACTCCAAACATTTCAGTAACTCCTGCGGCACAGAAGATCGCCGATGGCTTGCTCTCAGGCGAGACCACTTCCATATTGCTAGGTTCTGCTGCCATTGCGCATCAACATGCCTCTGATCTGCATGTCATTTCACAATTTATTGCTGAACAAACGGGTGCTGCCTTAGGCTTTTTACCTGTGGGTGGAAATGCAGTTGGCGCATCCTTGGTAAATGCAAATGGTGTGGGCGTAGACTCATTGCTTTCCGGTGATCGCCGTGCAGTGATCTTGATGAATATCGAGCCTGATGCAGATTTACCTAATCCAGCTGCCGCTCGCGCTGCTTTAGCAAAGGCCCATACCGTGATTGCATTGAGCGCCTACAAGAGTGCAGATTTGCTAGAGGTGGCTGATGTCATTCTGCCAATTTCGGTATTTACAGAGACAGTTTCTACCTTTGTGAATCTAGAGGGAAGAGCTCAAACAATTCAACCATCCGTGAAACCTTTGGGTGATTCACGTCCAGCCTGGAAGGTGCTCCGTGTTCTGGGTGGTCTATTGGGCTTAGATGGCTTCTTATTTAATGCCCCTGAAGAAGTTTTAGGTGAGGCTTTGGATGAGGGTTATTGCACTCGCCTGAATAATAAAACTTCAGCCACTTCCATTGCTAATGGAAATACGGCTCCAGCAAATGGTCTTGAGCGAGTGGCTGATGTCAACATTTACGCCGGCGATCAAATTGTTCGTCGGTCACCAGCATTGCAATTAACACGCGATGCGAAGCGTGGCAATCAAGCGGGCTTGAATAAAAATATATTTGCTGAATTAGGACTTAAAGAGGGTGATGCTGTGCGCGTTACTCAAGGGTCTCAATCTGTTGATATGCCAGCAACACTCGAAGTAAATCTAGCGCCAGGTGCTGTCAGAATTTCTGCCGGCACTATGGCTAGTGCGAAATTGGGTTCCATGTTTGGCCCTGTAACTGTTAGTAAGGCATAA
- the nuoF gene encoding NADH-quinone oxidoreductase subunit NuoF yields MTSLHDRHIKPLILAGLNGDNWRLKDYESRGGYQQLRRLINDKVAPDSIIAELKASSLRGRGGAGFPTGLKWSFMPRQFPGQKYLVCNSDEGEPGTFKDRDIMRYNPHALIEGMIIGAYTMGITTGYNYIHGEIWEVYSRFEEALEEARAAGYLGDKILGSDFSFQLHASPGWGAYICGEETALLESLEGKKGQPRFKPPFPASFGLYGKPTTINNTETFAAVPFILAIGGQAYLDLGKPNNGGTKIYSVSGDVVHPGNYEIPLGTPFAELLKLAGGMRDGKALKAVIPGGSSAPVIPGAQMMDLTMDYDSIAKAGSMLGSGAVIVMNETRCMVRALERLSYFYHEESCGQCTPCREGTGWLWRIVHRIEHGEGRPEDLDLLNDVAANIQGRTICALGDAAAMPVRGMLKHYMDEFAYHVEHKRCLDSAKPL; encoded by the coding sequence ATGACCAGCTTGCACGATCGTCACATTAAGCCTTTGATCCTTGCCGGATTAAATGGTGACAATTGGCGTTTAAAAGATTACGAAAGTCGCGGTGGCTATCAACAGCTTCGTCGTCTTATTAACGACAAAGTTGCCCCGGACTCCATCATTGCTGAATTAAAAGCGTCATCACTACGTGGTCGTGGTGGTGCAGGCTTCCCAACGGGTTTGAAGTGGAGCTTTATGCCACGCCAATTCCCAGGGCAAAAATATTTAGTTTGTAATAGTGACGAAGGTGAGCCGGGTACTTTTAAAGACCGTGACATCATGCGTTACAACCCACATGCGTTGATCGAAGGCATGATCATTGGTGCTTACACCATGGGTATTACCACTGGCTACAACTATATCCACGGCGAAATCTGGGAAGTGTATTCCCGCTTTGAAGAAGCCTTGGAAGAGGCTCGCGCTGCTGGGTACTTAGGTGACAAAATTTTAGGTAGTGATTTCTCTTTCCAGTTACATGCTTCGCCAGGTTGGGGTGCTTATATTTGTGGTGAAGAGACAGCCTTGCTTGAGTCATTGGAAGGTAAAAAAGGTCAGCCACGCTTTAAGCCACCGTTCCCAGCTAGCTTTGGTTTGTATGGCAAACCAACTACGATCAATAACACTGAAACATTTGCAGCAGTGCCATTCATCTTGGCAATTGGTGGTCAGGCCTATTTAGATCTTGGTAAACCAAATAACGGCGGAACAAAGATTTATTCAGTTTCTGGTGACGTTGTTCATCCGGGCAATTACGAAATTCCACTAGGCACTCCTTTTGCAGAACTTTTGAAGCTAGCTGGCGGTATGCGTGATGGCAAGGCTTTGAAGGCAGTGATTCCTGGTGGATCTTCTGCTCCAGTAATTCCTGGGGCGCAGATGATGGATCTGACAATGGATTACGACAGCATCGCAAAAGCGGGCTCTATGTTGGGCTCAGGCGCTGTAATTGTGATGAATGAAACACGTTGTATGGTTCGCGCATTGGAGCGCTTGTCGTACTTCTATCACGAAGAATCATGTGGTCAGTGCACCCCATGTCGTGAAGGTACTGGTTGGTTATGGCGCATTGTTCACCGTATTGAACATGGCGAAGGACGTCCAGAGGATTTGGATTTGCTCAATGACGTTGCAGCCAATATTCAGGGACGTACGATTTGCGCTTTAGGTGATGCAGCAGCGATGCCAGTACGCGGTATGTTGAAGCATTACATGGATGAATTTGCGTATCACGTAGAACATAAGCGCTGCTTAGATTCTGCGAAACCTTTATAA
- the nuoE gene encoding NADH-quinone oxidoreductase subunit NuoE gives MTTTLQLSDKTMADIHRNIAKYPPEHKQSAVMACLIAAQTEVGWVSPEVIETIAQILEMPTIAVDEVATFYNMYNTKKIGKYKLVICTNLPCQLTHGETAATYLKETLGIGYNETTPCGTFTLKEGECMGACGDSPVMLVNDKRMCSFMSKEKIDALLNELRAEGKAA, from the coding sequence ATGACTACGACTCTTCAACTGTCTGATAAAACAATGGCTGATATTCATCGCAATATCGCCAAGTATCCACCAGAGCACAAACAATCTGCTGTGATGGCTTGCTTAATTGCTGCCCAAACTGAGGTGGGTTGGGTTTCGCCTGAAGTGATCGAAACCATTGCGCAAATTTTAGAAATGCCGACTATTGCTGTAGATGAAGTAGCTACTTTCTACAACATGTACAACACTAAAAAAATTGGCAAGTATAAATTAGTGATTTGTACAAATTTGCCTTGCCAATTAACTCATGGTGAAACAGCTGCAACGTATTTAAAAGAAACGCTTGGTATTGGCTACAACGAAACGACTCCATGTGGCACATTTACTCTGAAAGAGGGTGAGTGTATGGGAGCTTGTGGCGATTCACCGGTTATGTTGGTGAATGACAAGCGTATGTGCAGCTTCATGAGCAAAGAAAAGATTGATGCATTGTTAAATGAATTACGTGCAGAAGGGAAAGCAGCATGA
- a CDS encoding NADH-quinone oxidoreductase subunit D yields the protein MAQIKNYTLNFGPQHPAAHGVLRLVLELDGEVIQRADPHIGLLHRATEKLAETRTWIQNVPYMDRLDYVSMMSNEHAYVMAIEKLLQVDVPLRAQYIRVMYDELTRLLNHLLWIGCHGLDVGAMAVFLYAFRDREDIFDMYEAVSGARMHAAYYRPGGVYRDLPDQMAQYSKNKIRSASAIKRLNENRSGTLLDFIEQFTNGFDANVDEYCNLLTDNRIWKQRLVNIGIVTPERALQLGFTGPMLRGSGIEWDLRKKQPYEVYDRLDFDIPVGVNGDSYDRYLVRMEEMRQSNRIIKQCVAWLKANPGPVMSDNHKVSPPKRVDMKTNMEELIHHFKLFTEGIHVPDGEAYSAVEHPKGEFGIYLISDGANKPYRMKIRAPGFVHLSAMDEMSRGHMLADAVTIIGTQDIVFGEIDR from the coding sequence ATGGCACAAATTAAGAACTACACCCTCAATTTCGGTCCCCAGCATCCTGCAGCGCACGGCGTATTACGTTTAGTGCTCGAGCTTGATGGTGAGGTAATTCAGCGTGCTGATCCGCATATCGGCTTATTGCATCGCGCTACAGAAAAATTAGCAGAGACACGTACTTGGATTCAAAACGTTCCATATATGGATCGCTTGGACTATGTATCGATGATGTCCAATGAACACGCTTACGTGATGGCAATTGAAAAGTTGCTGCAAGTCGATGTTCCGTTGCGCGCTCAGTACATCCGCGTGATGTATGACGAGTTAACCCGTTTATTGAATCACTTGCTCTGGATTGGTTGTCATGGCCTAGACGTTGGTGCCATGGCTGTGTTCTTGTACGCTTTCCGCGATCGTGAAGATATTTTTGATATGTACGAAGCGGTATCTGGTGCTCGTATGCACGCTGCATACTATCGTCCAGGCGGTGTGTATCGCGATCTGCCTGATCAAATGGCACAGTACAGCAAGAATAAGATTCGTAGTGCGTCTGCCATCAAACGTTTGAATGAAAATCGCAGCGGTACCTTGCTTGATTTCATTGAGCAGTTCACTAATGGTTTTGATGCCAATGTAGATGAATACTGCAATCTCTTAACTGATAACCGTATTTGGAAGCAGCGCTTAGTCAATATCGGTATCGTGACACCAGAGCGCGCTTTGCAGCTCGGTTTCACTGGCCCAATGTTACGCGGTTCAGGTATTGAGTGGGATTTGCGTAAGAAACAACCATATGAAGTTTATGACCGCTTGGATTTTGATATTCCGGTTGGCGTCAATGGCGATTCTTATGATCGTTATTTAGTGCGCATGGAAGAAATGCGTCAATCAAATCGCATCATCAAACAGTGCGTAGCTTGGTTAAAAGCAAATCCAGGCCCTGTCATGAGCGATAACCATAAGGTTTCTCCGCCGAAGCGTGTGGATATGAAAACCAATATGGAAGAGTTGATTCACCATTTCAAATTATTTACTGAAGGCATCCACGTTCCTGATGGCGAGGCTTATTCAGCGGTTGAGCATCCTAAAGGCGAGTTCGGTATTTACTTAATTTCTGATGGTGCCAACAAACCATATCGCATGAAAATTCGTGCGCCAGGATTTGTACATCTGTCAGCGATGGATGAAATGTCACGTGGCCACATGTTGGCTGATGCGGTAACCATCATTGGTACCCAAGATATTGTGTTCGGGGAGATTGACCGCTAA
- a CDS encoding NADH-quinone oxidoreductase subunit C, with protein MSDRLVQLAANLEKVLGKRIQSVEIALGEVTVVVNADTYFESSMLLRDDPSLAFEQLIDLCGVDYQDFRDGAWSGQRFAVVSHLLSLEHNWRLRVRVFAPDDSYPLVASITPVWSSANWFEREAFDLYGILFDGHDDLRRILTDYGFIGHPFRKDFPISGNVEMRYDPELKRVVYQPVTIEAREITPRIVREEQYGGPV; from the coding sequence ATGTCTGATCGTTTAGTTCAACTAGCCGCTAATCTTGAGAAAGTTCTCGGTAAGCGCATTCAGTCTGTTGAGATTGCCTTAGGCGAAGTAACTGTTGTTGTGAATGCAGATACTTACTTTGAGTCATCCATGCTCTTGCGTGATGATCCTTCTCTTGCTTTTGAGCAATTGATCGACTTATGTGGCGTTGACTATCAAGACTTCCGCGATGGCGCATGGTCTGGCCAGCGTTTTGCTGTTGTAAGTCATTTATTGTCCTTAGAGCATAACTGGCGCTTGCGTGTTCGCGTATTCGCTCCAGATGATAGCTATCCTTTAGTTGCTTCTATTACTCCAGTTTGGAGTTCTGCTAATTGGTTTGAGCGTGAGGCTTTTGACCTCTACGGTATCTTGTTTGATGGTCACGATGATCTGCGCCGTATTCTGACGGACTACGGCTTTATTGGCCATCCATTCAGAAAAGATTTCCCAATCAGCGGCAACGTAGAAATGCGTTATGACCCAGAGTTAAAGCGCGTTGTCTATCAGCCAGTCACGATTGAGGCTCGAGAAATTACTCCACGCATTGTTCGTGAAGAGCAGTACGGAGGTCCGGTTTAA
- a CDS encoding NuoB/complex I 20 kDa subunit family protein, translated as MALEGVLKEGFVTTTADQLINWTRNGSLWPMTFGLACCAVEMMHAGASRYDLDRFGVVFRPSPRQSDLMIVAGTLCNKMAPALRKVYDQMPEPRWVISMGSCANGGGYYHNSYSVVRGCDRIVPVDIYVPGCPPTAEALIYGIIQLQSKIARTSTIARKA; from the coding sequence ATGGCATTAGAAGGCGTACTTAAAGAAGGTTTTGTAACCACCACTGCGGATCAGTTAATTAACTGGACGCGTAATGGTTCTTTATGGCCAATGACCTTTGGTCTGGCTTGTTGTGCGGTTGAGATGATGCATGCGGGCGCTTCTCGTTATGACCTAGATCGCTTCGGTGTAGTTTTCCGCCCATCCCCACGCCAATCAGACTTGATGATTGTTGCAGGTACCTTGTGTAACAAGATGGCTCCAGCACTGCGCAAGGTTTACGATCAAATGCCAGAACCACGTTGGGTAATTTCAATGGGTTCTTGTGCCAATGGCGGTGGTTACTACCATAACTCTTATTCAGTAGTTCGCGGTTGCGATCGCATTGTGCCAGTTGACATTTATGTGCCTGGATGCCCTCCAACTGCGGAAGCATTGATCTATGGAATCATTCAGTTGCAATCCAAGATCGCTCGCACTAGCACTATTGCGCGAAAGGCTTAA
- a CDS encoding NADH-quinone oxidoreductase subunit A: MNLANYFPVLLFILVGIGVGLVPMFLGKILAPSKPDAEKLSPYECGFEAFEDARMKFDVRYYLVAILFILFDLETAFLFPWGVALRDIGWLGYASMVIFLLEFIVGFVYIWKKGALDWE, encoded by the coding sequence TTGAATCTCGCTAATTACTTTCCTGTTCTACTTTTTATCCTCGTAGGTATTGGGGTGGGATTAGTCCCCATGTTCCTCGGAAAAATTTTGGCTCCTTCGAAGCCTGACGCTGAAAAACTCTCTCCTTATGAGTGCGGTTTTGAAGCTTTCGAAGATGCGCGCATGAAGTTTGACGTGCGTTACTACTTAGTCGCAATCCTTTTCATTCTGTTTGACCTTGAGACCGCTTTCCTATTTCCATGGGGTGTTGCTCTGCGTGATATTGGATGGCTTGGCTACGCCTCTATGGTGATATTCCTCTTGGAATTCATTGTGGGATTTGTATATATCTGGAAAAAGGGCGCTCTCGACTGGGAGTGA